The Bacillus sp. Y1 genome has a window encoding:
- a CDS encoding VOC family protein encodes MKIEHIAIWVKDLEKMKAFYERYFNGKSNEKYHNVKKGFESYFIQYESGARLEIMRKVGVDKEDQADRIGWAHVAFSLGSREKVNELTEKLQEYGYVLVDGPRLTGDGYYESVIEDPEGNLIELTV; translated from the coding sequence TTGAAAATTGAGCATATAGCCATCTGGGTTAAAGATTTAGAAAAGATGAAAGCTTTTTATGAAAGATACTTTAACGGAAAGTCAAATGAAAAGTATCATAATGTGAAAAAAGGTTTTGAATCTTATTTTATTCAATACGAAAGTGGAGCGCGTTTAGAGATTATGCGCAAAGTAGGTGTGGATAAAGAAGATCAAGCTGACAGAATCGGTTGGGCACATGTCGCGTTTTCACTTGGCAGTAGAGAAAAGGTCAATGAACTTACGGAAAAGCTTCAAGAATATGGGTATGTGCTCGTAGATGGACCACGTCTGACGGGCGATGGCTATTATGAAAGTGTAATAGAGGACCCTGAAGGGAATCTAATTGAGTTAACCGTTTAA
- a CDS encoding dienelactone hydrolase family protein, protein MNKSDKLIIVIHEIYGVNQHIKTYCNHFAKLGYEVFCPNLLNKEQPFPYDQEETAYQHFMNELGFLMARDKINKMIKEYREKYKKIYLVGFSVGATISWLCSDDEGINGIIGYYGSRIRDYMNVYPKCPVILFFPEKEEAFHVDDLISKLIEKKVDVHKFEGNHGFSDPFSMNYNKHSDEEAFQSVVDFLDSLEVPKIPIN, encoded by the coding sequence TTGAATAAGTCTGACAAACTCATCATTGTAATCCATGAAATATATGGAGTTAACCAACATATTAAGACATACTGTAATCATTTTGCCAAGTTGGGATATGAGGTTTTTTGCCCTAATCTTTTAAATAAAGAACAACCCTTTCCCTATGACCAAGAAGAAACAGCATATCAGCATTTTATGAATGAACTCGGTTTTTTAATGGCTAGAGACAAGATCAATAAGATGATCAAAGAATATAGGGAAAAGTATAAGAAAATTTATCTTGTCGGATTTAGTGTGGGCGCAACTATTTCTTGGCTTTGTAGTGATGATGAAGGCATTAATGGGATAATTGGATATTATGGGTCGAGAATAAGAGATTACATGAATGTCTATCCAAAATGTCCTGTAATACTATTTTTTCCTGAAAAAGAAGAAGCTTTTCATGTAGACGACTTAATTTCTAAATTAATAGAAAAGAAAGTGGATGTACACAAATTCGAAGGAAATCATGGATTTAGTGATCCCTTCTCTATGAATTATAATAAACATTCTGACGAAGAAGCATTTCAAAGTGTGGTAGATTTTTTAGATAGTCTAGAGGTGCCCAAAATACCCATCAATTAA
- a CDS encoding sigma-54 interaction domain-containing protein — MENSKKSLSYLQYVNKLYERILDEVEVGVHAVDETGKTIIYNKKMMQMESMDLHDVIDKNLLDVFMFKDDQSSTLVQALQEGKETTNVKQTYFNNKGREITTINNTFPIFKDGEIQGAVEIANDVTKLERLIKGNMNTKGTTRFTFDHIIGNSPAIKEVIEFAKRAARTSSYVLIVGETGTGKELFAQSIHNASSRFSAPFISQNCAALPDNLIESLLFGTKRGAFTGAVDSPGLFEQANGGTLLLDEINSLNLNLQAKLLRVLQEKMIRRVGDTKDTAVDVRVIANINEDPIDAIANDHLRKDLYYRLGVVTLFVPPLRDRKEDIPLLVQHFIEKYNERFQMNVKGLSEEVTRSFMEYDWLGNVRELEHIIEAAMNIIMDEDEIQYSHLPFQYRSKMQMKEMMIPLSTVDHFIKESNDVTVPLKDQMELFERSYIEHVLKKNDFNISKSANLLGLSRQSLQYRMKKLHIESN; from the coding sequence ATGGAAAATTCAAAGAAATCATTATCGTATCTTCAATATGTAAATAAGTTATATGAGAGGATTTTGGACGAGGTAGAGGTTGGCGTTCACGCAGTGGACGAAACCGGGAAGACCATAATTTATAACAAGAAAATGATGCAGATGGAATCAATGGATTTACACGATGTAATTGATAAAAACCTACTAGATGTGTTTATGTTTAAAGACGATCAATCTAGTACTCTTGTACAAGCACTTCAAGAAGGCAAAGAGACCACGAATGTAAAACAAACCTACTTCAACAATAAAGGTCGAGAAATTACAACGATCAACAATACTTTCCCTATTTTTAAAGATGGTGAAATTCAAGGAGCCGTTGAAATTGCCAATGATGTCACGAAACTAGAACGCCTTATAAAAGGAAATATGAATACAAAAGGGACGACTCGGTTTACGTTCGATCATATTATCGGCAATAGTCCTGCGATAAAAGAAGTGATTGAATTTGCGAAACGTGCTGCACGAACCTCTTCTTATGTGTTAATTGTTGGTGAAACCGGAACGGGAAAGGAGCTGTTTGCGCAAAGTATTCATAATGCTAGCAGCCGGTTTTCGGCTCCTTTTATTTCACAAAACTGTGCAGCCCTACCCGATAATTTAATAGAAAGTCTATTATTCGGAACAAAACGTGGAGCATTTACAGGTGCTGTTGACTCACCAGGGTTATTTGAACAAGCAAATGGCGGTACATTATTACTGGATGAAATAAACTCCTTAAATCTAAATCTTCAAGCCAAATTATTACGAGTTCTACAGGAAAAAATGATTCGTCGTGTGGGTGATACAAAGGATACAGCGGTAGATGTAAGAGTCATTGCCAATATTAACGAGGACCCAATTGATGCGATTGCCAATGATCATTTACGAAAAGACTTGTATTATCGACTGGGAGTTGTCACTCTCTTTGTTCCACCGTTAAGGGATCGAAAGGAAGATATTCCCCTTCTTGTTCAACATTTTATTGAAAAGTATAATGAACGTTTTCAAATGAATGTAAAAGGTTTATCTGAAGAAGTGACTAGATCCTTCATGGAATATGATTGGCTCGGAAATGTTCGAGAACTTGAACATATCATTGAAGCTGCCATGAACATTATTATGGATGAAGATGAGATTCAATACTCTCATTTACCTTTCCAATATCGAAGCAAAATGCAAATGAAAGAAATGATGATCCCCTTATCAACAGTGGACCATTTTATTAAAGAGAGCAATGATGTCACCGTCCCGCTAAAGGACCAAATGGAATTGTTTGAACGATCATATATTGAACATGTTCTAAAGAAAAATGACTTTAACATTTCAAAGTCAGCCAACTTACTTGGACTCAGTCGACAAAGTCTACAGTACCGAATGAAAAAGTTACATATAGAATCAAATTGA
- the pruA gene encoding L-glutamate gamma-semialdehyde dehydrogenase: MKPYTHEPFTKFSIEENKHSFQEALAYVQTQLGKDYPVIIGDEEITTEEKIVSINPANKEEMIGTVSMANQELAEKAMQAALTAFESWIKWKPEHRANILFRAAAIMRRRKHEFSSYLVKEAGKPWNEADADTAEAIDFLEYYGRQMLKLKNGMDVQSRVGEYNQFHYIPLGVGVIISPFNFPLAIMAGTTVAAIVTGNTVLLKPANSTPVIAAKFVELMYEAGLPKGVLNYVPGSGAQIGDYLVDHPKTRFVSFTGSREVGCRINERAAKVHPGQIWIKRVIAEMGGKDTVVVDNDADLDLAAASIVYSAFGFSGQKCSAGSRAVVHQDVYEEVLEKAVAITGKLTVGSPELQETYMGPVIDEKAYKKIMEYIEIGKQEGMLMAGGEGDDSKGFFIKPTIFADVDEKARLMQEEIFGPVLAFCKARDFDHMMEIANNTDYGLTGALISNNREHIERAREEFHVGNLYFNRGCTGAIVGYQPFGGFNMSGTDSKAGGPDYLLLHMQAKTTSETL, encoded by the coding sequence ATGAAACCTTATACACATGAACCATTTACCAAATTTTCAATTGAAGAAAATAAACATTCCTTTCAAGAAGCTCTAGCTTATGTCCAAACACAACTAGGAAAAGATTACCCAGTGATCATTGGAGATGAAGAAATTACAACAGAAGAGAAAATCGTTTCAATTAATCCTGCGAATAAGGAAGAGATGATTGGTACCGTATCTATGGCTAATCAAGAGCTAGCGGAGAAAGCGATGCAGGCTGCTCTGACAGCATTTGAAAGCTGGATAAAGTGGAAACCTGAGCATCGTGCAAACATATTATTCCGTGCTGCTGCAATCATGCGCCGACGTAAACATGAATTTTCTAGTTATCTAGTAAAAGAAGCAGGGAAACCGTGGAACGAAGCGGATGCGGACACAGCAGAAGCCATTGATTTTCTTGAGTATTACGGGCGTCAAATGCTGAAGTTGAAGAACGGAATGGATGTGCAAAGTCGAGTAGGTGAGTACAATCAATTTCACTATATTCCACTTGGAGTTGGAGTGATTATTTCACCGTTTAATTTTCCGCTTGCAATTATGGCAGGAACGACGGTTGCAGCGATTGTCACAGGAAATACGGTGTTATTAAAACCAGCCAATTCAACACCAGTCATTGCAGCAAAATTTGTAGAGTTAATGTATGAGGCGGGATTGCCTAAGGGAGTGTTGAATTACGTACCTGGCAGTGGAGCGCAAATCGGAGATTATCTTGTTGATCATCCGAAAACTCGCTTTGTGTCGTTCACGGGTTCTCGTGAAGTGGGCTGCCGAATCAACGAGCGTGCAGCTAAAGTTCATCCTGGACAAATTTGGATCAAGCGAGTGATCGCTGAAATGGGTGGAAAAGACACGGTAGTCGTTGATAACGATGCAGATTTAGATCTTGCTGCTGCTTCGATTGTTTACTCGGCTTTTGGCTTTTCAGGACAAAAATGCTCAGCAGGTTCACGAGCGGTAGTACACCAAGATGTGTATGAGGAAGTGCTAGAAAAAGCTGTTGCCATAACAGGTAAGCTGACTGTCGGGAGTCCAGAATTACAAGAAACCTACATGGGACCTGTTATTGATGAAAAAGCATACAAAAAAATCATGGAGTATATCGAAATCGGCAAACAAGAGGGCATGCTAATGGCCGGTGGTGAAGGAGACGATTCTAAAGGATTCTTCATAAAGCCAACCATCTTTGCCGATGTAGATGAAAAGGCGCGATTAATGCAAGAAGAAATCTTTGGCCCCGTTCTAGCATTCTGTAAAGCTCGTGACTTTGACCATATGATGGAGATCGCAAATAACACGGATTACGGACTAACTGGTGCCCTTATCTCTAACAATCGAGAGCATATCGAACGAGCTAGAGAAGAATTTCATGTTGGTAATCTTTATTTCAACCGAGGCTGTACAGGTGCCATCGTTGGCTATCAACCTTTTGGTGGATTTAATATGTCAGGCACAGACTCTAAAGCAGGTGGGCCTGATTATTTACTGTTGCATATGCAAGCAAAAACAACTTCAGAAACTCTATAA
- a CDS encoding ornithine--oxo-acid transaminase, with amino-acid sequence MNQTTSKTTNIIEQTQKFGANNYHPLPIVIEKAEGVWVENPEGDRYMDMLSAYSAVNQGHRHPKIIQALKDQADKVTLTSRAFHNDQLGPWYEKICKLTNKDMALPMNTGAEAVETALKAARRWGYDVKGIAENQAEIIACTGNFHGRTLGAVSLSSDPEYKRGFGPLLPGITLIPYGDLEALKGAITPNTAAFLMEPIQGEAGILLPQEGFLKDASDLCKEHNVLFIADEIQVGLARTGKMFACDWEEVDPDILILGKALGGGVFPISCVVANSDVLGVFNPGSHGSTFGGNPLACAVSLAALEVIEEENLAERSLELGEYFLNQLKTINNPKIKEIRGKGLFIGVELTEAARPYCEQLKEAGLLCKETHETVIRFAPPLIITKEEIDWAFEKIQNVLGS; translated from the coding sequence ATGAATCAAACAACTTCTAAAACTACTAATATTATTGAACAAACTCAAAAATTTGGAGCAAACAATTATCATCCGTTACCAATCGTAATTGAAAAAGCAGAAGGTGTATGGGTGGAAAATCCGGAAGGCGATCGTTATATGGATATGTTGAGTGCTTACTCAGCAGTGAATCAAGGGCATCGTCATCCGAAAATCATCCAAGCCCTGAAGGATCAAGCGGATAAAGTCACACTAACGTCACGTGCCTTTCATAATGATCAGTTAGGACCTTGGTATGAAAAGATTTGTAAGCTAACGAATAAAGACATGGCACTGCCGATGAATACTGGGGCAGAAGCGGTAGAAACCGCCCTAAAAGCTGCTCGTCGCTGGGGCTACGATGTGAAAGGGATTGCTGAGAATCAAGCAGAAATCATTGCATGCACAGGTAACTTCCATGGAAGAACTCTTGGAGCAGTGTCCTTATCATCAGATCCGGAGTACAAGCGTGGCTTTGGTCCACTTTTACCAGGGATTACGTTAATTCCTTACGGTGATCTAGAAGCTCTAAAGGGAGCCATCACACCAAATACTGCCGCATTCTTAATGGAACCAATTCAAGGAGAAGCGGGAATTCTTTTACCACAAGAAGGATTCTTAAAGGATGCTTCTGACTTATGTAAAGAACATAATGTATTGTTTATTGCAGACGAAATTCAAGTTGGCCTCGCGCGCACAGGAAAAATGTTTGCATGTGATTGGGAGGAAGTGGACCCAGATATCCTTATTTTAGGAAAAGCACTGGGTGGAGGAGTATTCCCAATCTCTTGCGTGGTCGCAAACTCTGATGTTTTAGGAGTATTCAATCCAGGTTCACATGGATCTACATTTGGAGGAAATCCTCTTGCTTGTGCTGTTTCGCTTGCTGCTCTTGAAGTTATTGAGGAAGAAAATTTAGCTGAGCGTTCCCTCGAGTTAGGGGAGTATTTCCTGAATCAACTAAAAACGATCAACAATCCGAAGATAAAAGAAATTAGAGGGAAAGGGTTGTTTATCGGTGTGGAACTTACTGAAGCAGCTAGACCATATTGTGAGCAACTAAAGGAAGCTGGTTTGTTGTGTAAAGAAACCCATGAAACGGTTATTCGTTTTGCGCCACCATTAATAATAACAAAGGAAGAAATCGATTGGGCGTTTGAAAAAATTCAAAACGTGTTAGGTTCTTAA
- a CDS encoding Glu/Leu/Phe/Val family dehydrogenase, with product MPKNTVVNAIEKDQQKEQESLNLFYSTQTVIQKALNKLGYTHEMYELLKDPIRMLTVRIPVRMDDGTVQIFTGYRSQHNDAVGPTKGGVRFHPEVDEEEVKALSIWMSLKCGITDLPYGGGKGGIICDPRKMSFRELERLSRGYVRAISQIVGPTKDIPAPDVYTNSQIMAWMMDEYSRLREFDSPGFITGKPIVLGGSKGRETATARGVTICVEEAVKKKGFELQGARVVIQGFGNAGSYLAKFMHDAGAKVIAVSDVYGGVHDPNGLDIDYLLDRRDSFGTFSKIFENTISNSELLELDCDILVPAAISNQITAQNAANIKAKIVVEAANGPTTLEATTILTERGILLVPDILASAGGVTVSYFEWVQNNQGYYWSEEEVDEKLSKVMIHSFENIYQTAALHRVDMRLAAYMVGIKKMAEAARFRGWV from the coding sequence ATGCCTAAAAATACTGTGGTAAATGCGATCGAAAAGGATCAACAAAAGGAACAAGAATCACTTAACTTGTTTTACTCAACGCAAACGGTTATCCAAAAAGCCTTAAATAAGCTAGGTTATACACACGAAATGTATGAATTGTTAAAAGATCCAATCAGAATGCTAACAGTTCGTATTCCAGTCCGTATGGATGATGGGACGGTTCAAATTTTTACGGGATACCGTTCACAGCACAATGATGCTGTGGGACCGACAAAAGGAGGCGTGCGTTTCCATCCGGAAGTAGATGAGGAAGAGGTAAAGGCATTATCGATCTGGATGAGTTTGAAATGTGGGATCACGGATCTTCCTTATGGAGGCGGAAAAGGTGGAATTATTTGTGATCCGCGAAAGATGTCCTTTAGAGAACTCGAGAGATTAAGTCGTGGGTATGTCAGGGCAATCAGCCAAATTGTTGGACCAACAAAAGATATTCCAGCACCAGATGTGTACACAAATTCACAAATTATGGCGTGGATGATGGATGAGTATAGCCGTTTGCGTGAGTTTGATTCTCCCGGTTTTATCACAGGAAAACCAATCGTATTAGGTGGATCTAAGGGCAGAGAAACGGCAACCGCCCGAGGAGTAACGATTTGCGTAGAAGAAGCTGTAAAGAAAAAAGGCTTTGAATTACAAGGAGCAAGAGTTGTCATTCAAGGGTTTGGAAATGCTGGAAGCTATTTAGCGAAATTTATGCACGATGCCGGGGCAAAGGTGATCGCAGTTTCAGATGTATATGGGGGAGTTCATGATCCAAATGGGCTCGATATCGATTATCTTCTCGATCGACGCGATAGTTTTGGAACCTTTTCTAAAATCTTTGAAAACACGATAAGTAATTCAGAGTTATTAGAGCTTGACTGTGATATTTTAGTACCTGCAGCTATTTCAAATCAAATTACCGCTCAAAATGCAGCCAATATTAAAGCGAAAATTGTGGTGGAAGCAGCAAATGGTCCAACCACTCTTGAAGCAACAACCATTTTAACAGAACGAGGAATATTGTTAGTGCCAGATATATTGGCAAGTGCCGGTGGAGTTACGGTTTCTTACTTTGAATGGGTGCAAAATAATCAAGGTTATTATTGGTCAGAGGAAGAGGTCGATGAAAAACTATCTAAGGTGATGATCCATTCCTTTGAAAATATATATCAAACAGCTGCGCTCCATCGTGTAGATATGCGTTTAGCAGCATATATGGTAGGGATTAAAAAGATGGCAGAAGCGGCTAGATTCCGTGGATGGGTATAA
- a CDS encoding amino acid permease: MNLPDNNTSHELKRTMKTRHLFMISLGGVIGSGLFLGSGYTISEAGPMGAILSYLVGGIIMFLTMLCLGELSVAMPVSGSFQTYTTKFIGPGTGFALGWLYWLGWSVTVALEFLAAGQLMERWFPDVPVWIWSGIFAVVLFSLNALSARAFAEAEFWFSSIKILAILVFIVLGGAALFGFVDLKGGQEAPFLSNFTSHGLLPNGFSALIITMIAVNFSFQGTELIGIAAGESENPETTIPRSIKQTVWRTLVFFVLAIFVVAGLIPMEKAGVIESPFVVVFDSIGIPYAADIMNFVILTALLSVGNSGLYAATRMLYAMSKEKMASPVLTKVNKKGVPMNALILTMGISLLSLLSGFFAAETVFVWLLSIAGLGAQVGWISITASQIAFRRKYIRDGGKLEDLKFKTPFFPVLPIIALTLNIIVLASLAFDSEQRLALYLGVPFVIACYLIYHFKIKDQHENKEEANYQVRKIQ, encoded by the coding sequence ATGAATTTACCGGACAACAACACTTCACATGAATTAAAAAGAACAATGAAGACACGTCACTTATTTATGATCTCATTAGGAGGGGTAATAGGATCAGGGTTGTTCTTAGGATCTGGCTACACGATTAGCGAAGCGGGTCCGATGGGGGCAATACTTTCTTATCTAGTGGGTGGAATTATTATGTTTTTAACAATGCTGTGCCTTGGTGAGTTATCTGTTGCCATGCCAGTATCAGGCTCCTTTCAAACATACACGACCAAATTTATCGGACCAGGAACGGGATTTGCCCTGGGTTGGTTATATTGGCTCGGGTGGTCTGTAACGGTTGCGTTGGAATTCCTTGCAGCAGGACAGTTGATGGAAAGATGGTTTCCAGATGTTCCGGTTTGGATATGGAGTGGGATCTTTGCTGTCGTCTTGTTCTCCTTGAATGCATTATCGGCTAGAGCTTTTGCGGAAGCAGAATTCTGGTTTTCTAGTATTAAAATATTAGCCATTCTAGTTTTTATTGTGTTAGGTGGAGCAGCCTTGTTCGGATTCGTCGATTTAAAAGGTGGACAAGAAGCGCCGTTCTTATCAAATTTTACTTCTCATGGCTTGCTTCCGAACGGCTTTTCCGCGTTAATTATCACTATGATTGCAGTTAACTTTTCCTTTCAGGGTACAGAATTAATTGGGATTGCTGCTGGGGAAAGTGAAAACCCAGAGACAACCATTCCTAGATCGATCAAGCAAACGGTATGGAGAACTCTTGTATTCTTTGTCCTAGCAATTTTTGTGGTTGCTGGATTAATTCCGATGGAAAAAGCAGGAGTGATTGAGAGTCCTTTTGTTGTTGTATTTGATAGCATTGGAATACCGTATGCGGCAGATATTATGAATTTTGTTATTCTAACAGCCTTACTGTCAGTTGGAAATTCAGGTTTGTATGCGGCTACTCGTATGTTATATGCAATGTCAAAAGAAAAAATGGCAAGTCCAGTTTTAACAAAAGTAAACAAAAAGGGTGTACCGATGAATGCATTGATTTTAACAATGGGGATTTCTCTATTGTCACTGCTTTCAGGATTTTTCGCAGCAGAAACGGTGTTTGTATGGCTGCTTTCAATTGCTGGACTCGGTGCACAAGTTGGTTGGATTTCAATTACTGCTTCTCAAATTGCTTTCCGTAGAAAATATATACGGGACGGAGGTAAGCTAGAGGATCTAAAATTTAAAACACCATTTTTCCCGGTACTTCCAATCATCGCGCTTACATTAAATATTATTGTACTTGCTAGCTTAGCATTTGACTCAGAACAACGATTAGCCCTATATCTAGGCGTACCGTTTGTCATTGCATGCTACTTGATTTATCACTTCAAGATAAAAGATCAACATGAAAATAAGGAAGAAGCAAATTACCAAGTACGAAAAATACAGTAA
- a CDS encoding DUF3949 domain-containing protein yields MSVYVGVGIISAYIVLSLLLVPVQYKYIKQLKETQKRNKERGVSEEDHYNQMSFETEQLHFNAQGNLLFIGANLLATLVYKWKNRKKNNAIKY; encoded by the coding sequence ATGAGTGTATACGTAGGTGTTGGGATTATAAGTGCTTATATTGTATTATCATTATTACTTGTACCGGTGCAGTATAAGTATATAAAACAATTGAAAGAGACTCAAAAAAGAAACAAGGAAAGAGGAGTTTCTGAAGAAGACCACTATAATCAAATGAGCTTTGAAACAGAGCAGTTACATTTTAATGCGCAAGGAAATCTCTTGTTCATAGGAGCCAATCTGTTGGCAACCCTTGTTTACAAATGGAAAAATAGAAAGAAGAATAATGCAATTAAATATTGA
- a CDS encoding MBL fold metallo-hydrolase, producing MRIYNGVAILQLHIQGFTLNPTLLWDDEVAVLIDTGMPGQLEEIQQAMNNAGVPFERLKAVMLTHQDLDHIGALPDILSIATQEIEVYAHELDKPYIEGKMPLLKTDPDRMSKEAWDALPDSMKVLYQNPPASLVDKTLHGGEYLPFAGGIQVLNTPGHTPGHISLYHNASKTLIAGDAMVVSNGILRGPIPQTTLDLETAYKSLEQFLDLEIDQVICYHGGLFVIEDKKQLEQLLLT from the coding sequence GTGAGGATTTATAATGGTGTGGCTATCTTGCAACTACACATACAAGGATTTACATTAAACCCAACCTTATTGTGGGATGATGAAGTTGCCGTATTAATTGATACGGGGATGCCTGGACAATTGGAAGAAATTCAACAGGCAATGAATAATGCAGGAGTCCCGTTTGAACGATTGAAAGCTGTTATGCTCACTCATCAAGACTTGGATCACATAGGGGCACTTCCTGATATTTTATCGATCGCAACACAGGAAATAGAAGTGTATGCACATGAACTTGATAAACCATATATTGAAGGGAAAATGCCATTACTAAAAACCGATCCCGATCGAATGAGTAAAGAAGCGTGGGACGCCTTACCTGATTCAATGAAAGTTCTATACCAAAATCCTCCTGCATCACTTGTGGATAAAACATTACATGGAGGAGAATATCTTCCTTTTGCAGGTGGTATACAAGTATTAAACACCCCAGGCCATACGCCTGGTCACATCAGTCTCTACCACAATGCCAGCAAAACATTAATTGCGGGAGATGCAATGGTTGTATCAAACGGAATATTGAGAGGTCCTATTCCACAAACAACTTTAGATTTGGAAACAGCCTATAAATCTTTGGAACAGTTTTTAGATTTGGAAATAGATCAAGTGATTTGTTATCACGGTGGATTATTTGTAATAGAGGATAAAAAACAACTCGAACAATTATTGCTAACTTAA